The proteins below come from a single Xyrauchen texanus isolate HMW12.3.18 chromosome 1, RBS_HiC_50CHRs, whole genome shotgun sequence genomic window:
- the fah gene encoding fumarylacetoacetase, which translates to MSFLKVDESSDFSYHNLPYGVFSTPDNPRKRIGVAIGDQILDLSVIKHLFKGPALGPHQDVFEQPTLNAFMALGYDAWREARKCLQMLLAANESTLRDDVKLRSRAVVNQSSAVMHLPAEIGDYTDFYSSKDHATNVGIMFRGKENALMPNWLRLPVGYHGRASSVVASGTPIRRPQGQMRPDPAQPPVFGPSKQLDIELEMAFFVGKGNVLGEPIPVEKAHEHIFGMVLMNDWSARDIQAWEYVPLGPFLGKNFGTTISPWVVPMEALMPFVEPNPIQDPVPLPYLHHDDPYIFNINLFVTVKGEGMQEAANICKSNFKYMYWTMKQQLAHHTVNGCNIRPGDLLASGTISGPDPESFGSMLELSWRGSKTIDLGNGETRTFLKDGDEVILTGYCAGRGYRVGFGQCVGKIIPALHQ; encoded by the exons ATGTCTTTCTTAAAAGTGGACGAGAGCTCTGACTTTTCTTATCATAACTTGCCTTACGGAGTTTTTTCCACACCAGATAAT CCCAGGAAAAGAATCGGTGTTGCCATTGGAGACCAAATTTTGGACCTTAGTGTTATAAAGCATCTTTTCAAAGGACCGGCTCTTGGGCCCCACCAGGATGTTTTTGAACAG ccGACACTCAATGCTTTTATGGCTCTGGGTTATGATGCTTGGAGAGAAGCAAGAAAGTGTCTCCAGATGCTTCTCGCTGCCAACGAGTCCACCCTGCGTGATGACGTCAAGTTAAGAAGCAG GGCAGTTGTTAATCAGAGTTCTGCAGTGATGCATCTCCCAGCAGAGATTG GTGACTACACAGACTTTTACTCATCGAAAGATCATGCCACCAACGTTGGCATAATGTTCCGTGGAAAAGAGAATGCTTTGATGCCTAACTG GCTGAGGTTACCAGTGGGGTATCATGGGAGAGCTTCCTCCGTGGTAGCTTCTGGAACACCAATCAGAAGACCTCAAGGACAGATGAGACCAGACCCAG CTCAGCCACCTGTCTTCGGGCCAAGCAAGCAGTTGGACATAGAGCTAGAGATG GCATTCTTTGTGGGAAAAGGGAACGTGTTGGGAGAGCCCATCCCAGTGGAGAAAGCTCATGAGCATATCTTCGGCATGGTGCTTATGAACGACTGGAGTG CTCGAGATATCCAGGCTTGGGAATATGTTCCATTAGGTCCATTTCTTGGCAAGAATTTTGGAACCACCATCTCACCTTGGGTCGTTCCCATGGAAGCACTGATGCCTTTTGTTGAGCCAAATCCAATCCAG GACCCTGTACCTCTTCCATACTTACATCATGATGACCCTTACATATTCAACATCAACCTCTTCGTCACAGTGAAAG GTGAGGGAATGCAAGAGGCAGCCAACATTTGCAAGTCCAATTTTAAG tACATGTACTGGACCATGAAACAGCAACTGGCACACCATACGGTCAATGGCTGCAACATTAGACCGGGCGACCTGCTGGCATCAGGCACCATCAGTGGACCG GATCCAGAGAGTTTTGGCTCTATGCTGGAGCTCTCATGGAGAGGATCCAAGACTATTGACCTTGGCAACGGAGAGACAAGGACTTTCTTGAAGGATGGGGATGAGGTCATCCTCACAG GTTATTGCGCGGGTAGGGGATATAGAGTGGGCTTCGGTCAGTGTGTAGGGAAGATCATTCCTGCACTGCATCAGTGA